Part of the Triticum urartu cultivar G1812 chromosome 2, Tu2.1, whole genome shotgun sequence genome, CCTACTTTCTAGATAATGAGCAACATGCTAATAGCTTTGTTTTGGGTAGACATCTTTTAATATcctttttgttccttgatttttgaaCAGATACGCTTAATTGTATGGTAGTACACAATATTGTTGTCATCTCTTGACACTATATTAGAGCGGCAATCATCGTCTACTAATTTAATATTACAAGCATAATACCATCTTTTGATATATTTTTTAAAACAGAGGCAAAAGATTTGTCTTATCTATTAATTAAGAAGAGAATAAGTTTGTTACAATCCATCCAAATACCACATTAATTATTATTCTCGTAACACAATTGACCATAATTTTTTCGCTCCGGCGGTGAATCCAAAGGTTTGGCTCGGTCATAATGGTGCTGAGTAAAATGGTTGGTGGCGCGCTATTGTTGTGCAGTACCATTCCTCTCATTCCATATGGTCTACGACACAAGCTTGGTAAGAGAAGCCATGGCCTTCCGCTTCATGGTGTCGGCGCTGGTTCGACTTGCCCATCGATCCTTTACGGGGGCCTCCAAATACCAAGAGGCCACGCCCAAGTCCTCGAGTTGTAGCTTCTCCATTACCAAACCCCATAGCCTCAAAGTTAACAACACTTAAGAAAGAGGTGTGTGCCGCACTCTTGCACTCTCTTAGCAGCTGCCGGCGCACATCCTTGGTCCACTACCAAAGGCACGACCCCGCCAGATCGCTGCCATCCCCCGCCCCGCCCGCCGCCAAGCACCCGCCAGATCCGGAACCAGACATGGGTCGTCGCCACCAGGCATGCTCGGCCTCCGCCACCACGGCACGTGCCACCGCCGTGACCACATAGCCTTCCATGCTGAGGCTCAGCCGCCGCACCCCACACAGTGGCACACCCCCGCACGTTGATGATGTCCCGGGCCGCCCACCGCCGCACGGAGAGAAGaggaggccccaccaccgccgacCGGGCTTTGCCCGTCATCGAGCTCCGACAGCGGCAAGGAGAGGGAGGGAAGGTGGGAGCTaagggggcggcggctagggtttcccccgTCGCTTGCGAGAGCGACACAGGGAGGGGGCATCTCACCTAGCTTAGTTTCGCAACAACGGCATGCATGCTACCTGTTTCTGTGTTTTTTTCATTATATATTTTCACGTCGGTTAGTCGCGGTCTAGTAATTCAATAAATTTTATACTATGAGCATACTGCCATCTTTCAGTATTAATCATGCGAGTGGTTGTCACGTTCACATCTCGGAATATCATTGTCGGAATATCATTGACAACCAAATTCAGCATAGCGTCGTCCAGTTGCAAAGACCTTCTATCTTGAAACATGTTAGACTATGTATAGCTTCTGTATTTATGTACATATATTGTACCAATTGTAACACACCCATTATATATATGAAATAAGCCACCCCTAGAAGGTTGAGCTGGTTCCCTCAAATCATTGTCTTACATGGTAACAGACCTGGCTACGTCCTCCGCTTCCATGAAACCCTAATCGTGCCGCCGCCCCTACATCGCGTCGCCGCCATGTCAGGTGCCGCTGCCTCCAGCTCCTCCTCCGCCGGGTTTCTTCCGGCCTCGCTCgctgccctcctctctctcccgcTCGACTCGGCCACCATGCGGCAGCCTCAGATCGGGACCAGGAGCGTCGGCTCGTTCTTCTCCAACAATCCTTCGGCTTCTTCATCGTCGGGGCATGCGCTGACGATCCATACGTCGAGCGCCCCTTCACCCGCATCATCGACCGGCGCCATCgcgcctctggccttcgcgcCCGAGGCCACCTCGTTGGCCATCACGGCGGCCCTCATGGCGCCCGCGCCCCCCGCAGGATCCATTTCGGTCGCGCTGGCTGCTTCCCTCTACGGGGcgtatccgccgccgccgcacgcggGTTCCAATCCCGTGGTGTCGCCCGCGCCGCCCGTCCCTGCCCCCATGGCGTACGCGCCCCCGGCAGGTGTCTCGACGGGATCGATGCCTCCACCGTTCCACTTCGGCAACCTCATCACTGTCAAGCTCTCGTCCAATGTTCaagaaatcgttaactggtagctgctcggtcaGTTTAGGAGTAGCGATTAGTCGGTGAATCGACCTATTAACTGGATTAATCGGTCCACCATTAATTAGTAGATTGAATAGAAACTTGGCAACATATATCTAGATTTTTAATTATTATACCATACTCTCATGCTCCCAGCTATGTAGTATACCAAAATATGGTGCCATACACATATGAAAAGCATAGAGAGGAGGTAAAATTATTAATCCTATCTATTAAGGAGCGGCATGGGGCCCGAAGGGGTTATGGGCCAAACTTTTGGGCTTTGTTTGCCCACCCGTTAATGGGCCAGCAGGGATTAATCAGCATGACAATTGATTAATCGGTCTAACTGGCCAATTAATCGGCCAAACAAGTTAACGCGACAAATAGGTGTTATTCGATTCGACCATGCTATGAGTAGCGATTAACTAGCCCATTAACTGATTAATCGGGTGAATTCTTGAACAATGCTCTCGTCCGACAATTATATTTTCTGGCGTGCGCAGGTTCTTCCGCTCCTTGGGAGCCACTACTTGCTTGGCTATGCCGACGACACTTTTCCTTGCCCTCCTGCGCTGGTGGACAGCGTGAACAGTCCGGTTTACAACCCGGCGCACCGTGTCTGGACGGGGCAGGACCAGACGAACCTCTCCTCCATCTAGGGTTCGCTCACTCCGGCTGTTGCCGGGCTCATCGTCTTTGCAAAGACTTCCCATGAGGCTTGGACCATCCTTGAGCGCTCTTTTGCGTCACAGTCGCAAGCCCGTGTTAGTTCCCTCTGTCGCGAGCTTGGCGCCTGTGAGAAGCTCGACTCCACGGCCACAGATTTCTACAACAAGGTCAAGGCTCTTGCTGACACACTGGCGTCCATTGGACAGCCGCTTACCGACTCCGAGTTCAACTCCTTCATTGTCAATGGCCTCGACGAAGAGTATGATGGTTTGGTTGAGATCATTAATGAGCGCGGCAACACGACCCCTATGATGGTGCATGAGGTCTACTCTCGACTTCTTCTCACTGAGCAGCGCGTTGAGGCGCGCCGTGCCAACCGCAGCTGCGGCTCCTCCTCCGCTAATGCAGCCTACAGAGGTGGTCTCCCCTCCGATGGCGCTCAGTCATCCGCCTCGGGCAAGGGGCCGGCGCCGCTGCCTCCAGCCTCGTCCACCCCCACTCTGACTCTACCTAGCGATGGGGGGCGGCGGGTCTGCCAGCTGTGTGGTCTTGACGGGCATTGGGCCTCCAAGTGCCATCGCCGCTTTCAGAAGAGTTTCCTCGGTCTCGGCAACGATGGCAAGGATACGCGCAACACTGCGCGTCACGTGGCCATGGCTGATCGCCCGACGCAGCAGAAGTCTCAGGGCCATACTCAGTCCTACTCCATTGATCCGCACTAGTACATGGACTCTGGGGCAACGGAGCATCTGACGAATGAGATGGGGAAGCTTCATCCTCGCGAGCCCTATCACGGCTCCGATAAGATCCACACCGCCAACGGAGCAGGTATGCACATCTCTCATATTGGTCAAGCATCTCTGCTTACTAGTCATGCCACTAGGAGGCTTCAGCTTCGTGATCTTCTTAGAGTACCATACGTGACGCGTAATGTCCTTTTAGTTCCTAAACTCACTTATGACAATAATGTGTTTTGTGAATTTCACCCGTTTGATCTTTTTATTAAGGATCGGGACACAAGGAACGTTCTTCTTAGTGGGCGTCTCTACCAGGGCCTTTACCGTCTGGAGCATCCTGGAGTCTCTCGGGTTTTCAGTGGAGTTCGCGTCTCGTCGTCACAGTGGCATGCTCGTCTTGGTCATCCTGCCACACCTATCGTTCGTCATGTTTTGCGTTGTCATGGGCTTCCTAGTGTCTCTAGCAATAATGATGTAGCAGTGTGTGATGCTTGTCAGCAGGGGAAGAGTCATCAACTTCCCTTTTCGGAGTCTAGTCGTGAGGTGAGACATCCTTTAGAACTTGTTTTTCGGATGTATGGGGCCCTGCCCAAACTTCTGTCAGTGGTCATGACTACTATATCAGTTTTGTGGATGCTTACAGTCGCTTTACTTGGCTCTATCTTATTAAGCGTAAGTCTGGTGTGTTTGATATTGTTGTTCAGTTTCAAAAACATGTTGAACATCTTCTCAAGCATAAAATCATTCATGTTCAGTCGGACTAGGGTGGTGAGTATCGCAATCTCAACTCCTTCTTCCAGTCGCATGGGATTGCTCATCGTTTAGCATGTCCACATACTCATCAGCAGAATGGTTCCGTCGAACGTAAGCATCATCATATTGTCGAGACTGGTCTCACTCTTTTGGCCCATGCATCGGTTCCTTTCCGGTTTTGGAGTGATGCTTTTACCACTGCATGCTTTCTTATCAATCGTACTCCCACACGTGTTCTCAATATGAAGACTCCCGTTGAACTTCTCCTTAATGAACAACCTGACTATACTTTCTTTAAAGTATTTGGGTGTGCTTGTTGGCCGCATCTTCGAGCCTATAACAAATGCAAGCTGGAATTTAGGTCCAAAAAGTATGTCTTTCTTGGCTATAGTTCCCTTCATAAAAGTTACAAATGTCTTCATGTTTCCACTAATCGTGTCTACATTTCTTGGGATGTAGTGTTTGATGAGCTTGTCTTTCTGTTTGCCAACCTACCCGTGTCCACAGATGCCTCTCCTTCCATGCATTCATCCTCTCTTGCCTCTGACCAATTTGATGATGTTGCATACTCTCATGTGTTATTGCCTAACCATGGTGCAGGAACTGGACGTGGGGCTCGTTTGGAGCTTTTGGAGGATCCACCATCTTCATCGCCTCCGCTCTCTGATATGCACGTCGATTGCGCCGCGTCGTTGCATGGCCTTGATCCGCGCGCCCATGCACGATCGATGGATGTGCCTGTGGCGCCGCCTCCTGACTCTGAGTCGGCCTTGTCCTCTGATCGGCCCGGCACGCCTGTCACGCCTACCTCGCTGTCGCCAGTGGTTCGGTCCTCTACGCCGGTGTCTCCCGCGGCTCGGCCCGCTACGCCGGCGTCGCCCGCGGCTCGGCCCGCTATGCCGGCATCGCCCGCGGCTCGGCCGGTTAGCCCACTGGCGGGCTCTGGATCCACCTCGCCACGTGCCATGTTGGCAGACTTGACTGCATCGCCTGGCTCCTTGCCACCTGGGCTCTCTACGTCAACATTGCCCAGCCTCTCGCTGGCTGATTCTTCTTCGTCATCATCGCCCAGTCCCTCGTCGGCTGCTCCCTCAACCTCGACGGCTCCTGTGTCATGTCCACATACGCGCAGTCGCAGTGGTATTTTTCGCCCTAAGGAACGTAAGGATGGTATTATTGCTTGGTTGGCGGCATGTCTGGTTGTTGCTGTTGCGGATCTGTCTTCTGAGCCCCGCTCGTATCAGGCTGCCATGCACATTCCTCATTGGCGAGAGGCTATGGAGCAGGAGTATCATGCTCTTCTTCGCAATAAGACTTGGACTTTTGTTCCTCCCCCACCCACGGGTTAATGTTATTGACTCTAAGTGGGTGTTCAAAGTGAAGATGCACTTGGATGGATCTATTGAGCGTTATAAAGCGCGCCTTGTTGCCAGAGGATTTCGGCAGCGCTATGGTCTTGATTATGAGGACACCTTCAGTCCCATTGTCAAGCCTACCACCATTCGACTTCTTCTTTCTCTTGCTGTCACTCGAGGTTGGTCTCTTCGTCAGTTTGATGTACAAAatacctttcttcatggtttctTGGAGGAAGAGGTTTATATGCGACAGCCGCCTGGTTTTTCTGATCCTGACCGTCCTGATCACATCTGTCGTCTCACCAAAGTGCTCTATGGTCTGAAGCAAGCTCCTCGTGTCTGGCATGCCCGTCTTGCCTCAGCTCTTCGTGCTCATGGGTTTGTGTTGTCTACTGCTGACTTCTCATTATTTCTTCTACAGAAGCCAGAGGTCACTATGTATCTTTTGGTCTATGAGGATGATATTATTCTCGTCAGTTCCTCTCGGTCTGCTGCTGATGCTCTTGTTCGCTCTCTTGGTACTGATTTTGCTGTCAAAGATCTTGGGAAGCTTCACTACTTTCTTGGGGTTGAGGTTACTTCTCGTGCTGATGGTCTTGTTATGACGCAGAAGAAGTACTCCTTGGATTTATTGCAGCGAGCTGGGATGCTAAAGTGCAAACCGACTACCACACCCATGTCGTCTACCCACAAGATCACTGCTGTTGATGGTGAGCTTCTGTCTTCTGCGGATGCCACAGAGTACAGGAGTATTGTTGGTGGTCTCTAGTACTTGACGATCACGAGACCAGATATTTCTTATGCTGTCAACAGGGTTTGTCAGTATCTTCAGGCTCCCCGAGACACTCATTGGACTGTTGTTAAGCGCATCCTGCGTTATGTCCAATTCACAGTGTCTTTTGGGATGCATATTCGGCCAACTCCCTCTCGGGTTCTCTTGACCTATTATGATGCGGATTGGGCTGGCAATCCGAATGACAGGCGACCCACGGGGGCTATGTTGCATTCTTTGGCTCTAACTTGATCGCCTAGAGTGCTCGGAAATAGGCTACTGTATCGCGTAGTAGTACTGAAGCCGAGTATAAGGTTGTGGCTAATGCTACTGCAGAGATTATCTGGGTGCAATCTTTGCTTCAGGAGTTGGGTATGTCTCAACCGCAGCCTCCTATTCTTTGGTATGATAACATCGATGCTACATACCTTTCTGCAAATCCGGTATTTCATGCTCGAATGAAACACATTGAAGTTGACTATCACTTTGTACAAGAACGTGTGTCACAAAAGCAACTCCAGATCAAGTTCATCTCTTCTAAGGATCAACTTGTAGACATCTTCACTAAGCCTTTGCCTCTACCACAGTTCGAGGCCTGTAGGCGCAATCTTTACCCTTCTCAGTTCTTTAGAAAGTGACTAAGattgagggagggtgttagactATGTATAGCTTCTGTATTTGTGTACATATATTATATCAATTGTACACCCATTATATATATGAGATAAGCCACCCCTAGAGGGTTGAGCTGGTTCCTCCAAATCATTGTCTTACAAAACAATACAGTACAGTTCTTGTCTTTTTTGGGATCATAAAATACAGTCCGCACCTTCTTCCTTTCCATTTCTTTTTCTTTGCAGCCGCTGTGGATAAGGATAAAGAGCagtcatgtactccctccgtccagaaataattgtcatcaaaatggacaaaaagaaatgtatctagacgtattttagttctagatacatacatttttgtccattttgatgacaagtatttccggacggagggagtacgtgcTAATGATCTCATACTCTCCCTTAATGAATTAGGCTAATCTAACCAAAGGTATCAGACTAGTTAAATTTGTTTAGTAAGCAGGGGTAAAAGGACCGATTCTAGTTAGTGCCAGGTTGCATATTTCACACTGGCAGCTGGTGGCATGCATTAACCCAAACGATCATCTAATCTAGCATCTGATCCCTGCAGCAGGTTATACGGAACTCCTCCCATAATCCTGTAAGATGTGCCATCGATCGATGCTTGTTCCCCCGTGTGCCGAACTAACCAACAATCCCTATTACACATTGCTTAGCATTAGATACTTCGGAGAAAAAGATGGTGCATGTCCCACTCTGCTGCTAGTATCTTGTTGCACAAAAGAAACACCAAGAAAAGTCCAGTCCCAGTCCCCTGTGGTGCAGCTGGATTCAATCAATCTTGCTGGCATAAAGCTAGTCGAATCGGATTAAAGGCAGCAGCCGATCAAGGTGCTTGTTGCTGTCTCCCATGGCCAGTTGGCCACCATGGCCACCATGGAGTTCCACAGGAATTTTCTCAGTGCTTGCACCTGCATCTGCACAAACCTCTGATCAGTGCTGATAATTAGAGTGATGAGTGACAGATTGCGACGTTGTTAATGTTATCCGTCTCCCGGTAGGGCCGTTAGGGCGCGCGTGCGAGCCTCCTTTTTGTTTTGCCACTTGCTTCCATTTAGGTAGCATCATGGGAGAAAAAACTAGTGCCAATTGTTGCCGTTGTTGCTATTATATGATGATGGTTTCCTCCGAATCTGTGTGCTCATATGTAGTAGTACTGTTATTTTTGTTCCTCATTATCTCTGATTTGATTTCGCCTCCGTGATTTCGCAAGCGTATCCAATCGTTTGACTTGTGCATAAACAACGGGGGGTCGATATTGTATACAATTGAGCAGGAGTATCTCGAAAGATCTGGAGTTTCTAGTGAAATGTTTTTGTGCAAGTACACTTGCCAGGAAATAAAAATGAAAAGGTAGACAGATGGGAAATTAAAGGGAGAGGCAGGCATGCTAACCACCTGCCTGCCTGCGTGCAGCAATGAGAAGAACAGTTAGCAACCACATTAAATCAAGCTGGACCAATTGGTTGGATCCATGTAGCTGTCAGCGCGTGCAGCAGTTCCATGATGCTTTATGGGATCACTACACGTTTAAGTACAGTGACATCCATCTAATTTGCCTCAATGATTACCGCGGCATGGATGATCGTACACACACTATGGCAGCTGATCAGACATTTTACTTGATGAGTATAAGTACAACCTGATCTCAAGCCCATACCATATGGCACCGGTAATCAGACATTTTACTAAACAGAAGATAATGCATGATTACCGGGTCAATGTAAATCTGCAAGAGTGATTAACTAATTATTCGGCCGATAAGAACGAACTCGCATAGCATCACATCTGAGATTAAGAAGAAAAGACCTTGGGATAATTTACTTGCACAACATCTGATTTCCAACCCATGATTTTACATTGACCTGCTGctaggtactccctccgttccaaaatagatgattCAATTTTAtacaaagttagtacaaagttgagtcatctattttggaacgaagggagtagtatATAATCAGGTATTTTCTAAAGCATGGTTACCAGGTCAATATAAATCTCGAAACTTCGGTTAACCATGTGGTCGATAAGAACGAACGAACACACATCACATTGCCATAGatattttatgacagaatcaaaaAGAAGAGATCTTGAGATGGAATAAAAAATATCTCGGGATATTTTTGTTTGTTCGCCAGGCCATTGCCTTgcaagaaaagaaaagaaaaggtcTTTGTGCCTGTCCTTTGCTTTCCATAATGTGTGCCGCTTTCTTATCCTGCATGCCTTTACTTCTCCTTTttctccaccctcatggggcgaTGGATGGATGGGTACGTTAGTGAAATGCCCACTCGGACGGCTGGGTTTACAAATTAGGTTCAGTTATTCTCCGGCGCCTTTTCTGAATGTGCATGGTGAAATTTCCTGCATCTGGACTGGACGCGCTGCTCCCCCATCCCACTGAAACTGAAATGCCTCTGCCTGCTTGCCGTGTTTGCATGCAGCATTTTGATTGTGCTTGTCCTCGTCAGAGAGCAGTAAGTAGATAACATCCATGATCTATGCATCCACCCAAGTGGACTGAACCTGAACCGAATTGAATGGGGATGAATGGCGCTGCCGTACTGGTTGGTGCTGCACCTGTTTTGCAATAACacatggatggatggatggatggatggatggatggacaGTTACGCCAACCAAACCAAACCAGCAGCCTCCTCTGCACCTGAGCTTCTCTGCTAGCTGTCCACTGCCCAGTATCCCTAACGGCTCACACAGCATGTAACACTGGATTAATTGTGTGAAATTTCGAAATGTTCTGGTACTTCTCGGTAAGATTCAGCCAAGTCAGGGTTACTCTctgaaatactccctccgtccgaaaataagTGTATAATGAGATGGAGCGAGTAACAAGAAGGGTTTTAGACTTGAGTGGGTGTTTACATGCAAAAAACCACAAAAAAGTCTTACATTTTTTAGTACTTAACTAGCAGTAACATGACAGTCAGAGTTTCAGACTTGAGTGGGCATTAGAATATATACAGGATTGATTCAGTGGGAATTACTAGCAGCAGAAAAATTCAGAGAATTCATGATTGCCCATGTGTTTCAGGCTCCAGCAGCCATGCATACATGGTAGTAGTAGTAAAACCTGCCAGATCTTTTGTCCATGTTTAACCCCAGTGGCATCCACGTCGGATAATGCTCTCGCGCCAGTGCAAAGCCGAATCTATTTTTGCAAATCTCCCTGTCATACGCCGCTGAAAGTTTTCAAGTACAGAAATATCAACGGAACATCTGAATCTGAACGAACCAAGGAAGACAGTGGGCGGAGCAAAGGGAAGAAAAGCAGGCGGTTTTcgtttctttctttctttctttcttgcaccctggcccgCCGGCCCCGCTCGTCGCCTCCCTCGGCTCGGCCCTATCCACCACCCGTGGACGACGGACGGTCTCCTTAAATCCGATCCGCGGATCACCACTACCACCACCATTACCGCGCCTCCGCTCTCCCCTGCCTTTCTCGCGAGCCCACCCacccccggacacacccgcctcACTCCCAACCGGACCCAACCACCACTCAAGGTCGGCACTGCCGTTGCGATTTCTTGGCGAGCGTTCAGATCAGATTTCGCTGTGAAGAAGCCGCCGGATCTTCTCCGAGGGCTGGCCGAGATCCGGAGTGCAAATCTGAGTCCCGTGCGTCTCCGAGCCTCAGGGGATTCCATGCGAGATTTTGATTTTGGGGATCTTTCTTGTTGGATAGCAGTTCAGCGGCCGTCCGATCTGTGCTCTCTACACCAGTGGTGAGGAAACTGCTCTCTTCTCCCCAACATCTGCTCTAGCCCTCGCATTACATCTTTGATTTTGCATCTGAGTAGTAGTTACTCCTAGTCTGTTAGCTAGCTGATCCCGGAAGCGCAGAAAAAagatgatgaacttgaggctgtGTGTGTGGAACAACTGCTCAGATTCAACTGTTTTTTCAGCAGCCTTTGGTGAAGGAAAGAAACCCTGTCTGTTTTTCATTTATCCAGATGCCAACTGCTGGATCCGTGCTCGATTTCCAGAGCTGGGGAGTGCCTTTGCCTGATCTGGGCACAGGAATCTGCAGTCAATCTCTAGGGAAAAGGCACCCTTTTTTCCACTCCACCGTTTCTTAGATTGTACTCCGTACAGTAGTAGTAGCAAAGACTAATATTTCCAAGTTTAATGAATATACTACTACTGCGCGCCGGCGTCAACGGGAGGCCTAAAACGTTCTCGTTTATCCACGACGCGCGGATTAAGGATAGGAACAAGGAGAAAAGGGTTAGTTTTGCTGATCAAGGATGCCTGTAATAAGGTGTTATGTTGGCCTTTCACCATCGGAGAAGCCGTGCCGCATCTGGTTATGTTTGTATCTAGTACGCAAACGAGAATGACTAATCAACTGATTGGTCCACTGTCCCTGGCCAGGGTCTGGGTTAGTCAAGTGGGCATGGTTTTTCTCTGTTAGGCTTGACTTTCACCATACTCACTATTAAATCTCCATATGGCATCATATGCTTCTAGATAGAAGCAGTCGCTGTTAAGCGTCCTTGGTTTAGGAGCTACCATGCTGTGTGCGATACGTTGGTTTTGTCGCTAGATAGGAACAGAATGTAAGATAATCTATGGCATGCCTTAGCGGGTTCTGTAATGTTCATAGCATGCCTTTGAGCTTATTTCACAAGGTATTGATCGCCGTGCTGCTTCTGAATTGCAGATCGCACTTTTGCTGTTGTCGCCTGCTGCGGTTGGTTACTCAGGGTTTGCATCAAGTCCAAAGATGACTTTGCGCAGCATAGTTCGCGATTTAAGGGAGAGCTTTGGAAACCTGTCAAGGCGGAATTTCGAGGCGAAAATCTCAAGCGTCCCAAGCCTTTCGGGCCATCACAGGGGGAAATCGCTTGAATCTGCAAGTGATCTGCAGGATAGTCTTGTCACAAACCTGCAAGGCAATTGGGCTAGCCTTCCTCCTGAATTACTTCGGGATGTGATGAAAAGGTTGGAGGAAGACGACAGCAATTGGCCATCCCGCAAGGATGTTGTTGCTTGCGCTTCTGTCTGTACAACTTGGAGAGAGATGTGCAAGGATATAGTGAGGAATCCAGAATTCTGTGGAAAGCTCACCTTTCCTGTGTCCCTTAAGCAGGTAACCGCACCATTCTATCTGATTAATAAGAAAACTTGACATTCATATTGTTAATCAGTCTGGCCCTGTATTTAATTAAGCTATCTTTTTTTGTTATTTGGGATGTGATATTTTCTTACCTTTTAACACTTGGTTCAATTTCTCATGTGCAGCCTGGATCTCGAGATGGATTGATCCAGTGTTTCATCAAAAGGGACAAGTCAAAGCTAACTTATCGTCTCTACCTGTCCCTTACTTCTGGTATGTTTGTGTAATTGCCCTGCACTTCTCCGTTGTGCTCCTAATCATCATTTTTTTATTCAGTTTTGATGATTCAAATGTATAAAAATAAAAAGTATAGTGTATAAAGCCTTAGTAACCTCAGTAAAATTGTAGGGATGCCCTGTTTTATTCATAAATCTGTATTTGCTACAGAGGTTTAAGTAGTTTAGTTTTAATATGGTCAGAAGTCAGAACAAATACACAGCACACTGAGCATTTTGATTGCATCTTGCAGCTGTGCTTGATGATAATGGCAAGTTCCTACTGTCAGCTAAAAGGAGTCGGAGAACAACTTACACCGACTATGCCATTTCTATGGATCCTAAAAATATATCCCGGTCAAGTAGTGGCTACATCGGGAAATTGAGGTAACATACCCTTTGACAACAGTCTTCCCTTACCCCATTGTCACTTGAAATGACTTTGTCCGGGTATATGTGCATACAAATCTAACAGACAACATGGATGGTACTTGCAGGTCAAATTTCCTCGGCACCAAATTCATCATCTACGACACGCAGCCGCCCTACAATGCCAGTAAACTCTGCCCGCAGGAACGGACCAGCCGGCGGTTCTCCTCCAGGAAAGTTTCCCCGAAAGTTCCTGCGGCGACCGGTAGCTACCCCATCGCTCAGGTGAACTACGAGCTGAACGTGCTCGGCACCCGCGGGCCAAGGCGGATGCAGTGCACCATGAACTCCATCCCGACATCAGCGGTAGACCCCGACGGCGTTGTGCCTGGCCAACCGAAGGAGCTCCTCCCCCGGCTATTCGAGGAATCCTTCCGCACCACAGCAAGTTCCAGGTACTCCACGGACTTCAGCAGCTGCCGCTTCTCCGAGTTTGGGGGAGGGCCTCTGAGAGAAGAAGGCGGCGATGAAAATGTGGGGGACAAGGAGAGCCCGCTGGTTCTCAAGAACAAGTCGCCTCGGTGGCATGAGCAGCTGCAGTGCTGGTGCCTCAACTTCCGCGGCCGCGTCACGGTGGCCTCGGTCAAGAACTTCCAGCTGATCGCCGCacccgccccgccaccgccggcctcTGGAGGAGAGGCAGCTCCCGAGCCGTCTTTACAGCCGCAACCACCCCAGCAGCAGCCTACCTCTGCTACCGCACAACCCCAGCCTGCTGGCAGTTCGTTGTCTGCATCGTCGTCCTCGTCCTCAAGCCACCACGACACGGTGCTTCTGCAGTTCGGGAAGGTGTCCAAGGACACCTTCACCATGGACTACCGGTACCCGCTGTCGGCGTTCCAGGCCTTCGCCATCTGCCTGACCAGCTTCGACACCAAGCTGGCGTGTGAATAAATAAATAGATTCTCAGTACGACATCAGTGGTCATTCAGTGTCGTCTCTCCGTCGAGCTTCCGCGCCCAGGCCTGGGA contains:
- the LOC125540349 gene encoding tubby-like F-box protein 7; the encoded protein is MTLRSIVRDLRESFGNLSRRNFEAKISSVPSLSGHHRGKSLESASDLQDSLVTNLQGNWASLPPELLRDVMKRLEEDDSNWPSRKDVVACASVCTTWREMCKDIVRNPEFCGKLTFPVSLKQPGSRDGLIQCFIKRDKSKLTYRLYLSLTSAVLDDNGKFLLSAKRSRRTTYTDYAISMDPKNISRSSSGYIGKLRSNFLGTKFIIYDTQPPYNASKLCPQERTSRRFSSRKVSPKVPAATGSYPIAQVNYELNVLGTRGPRRMQCTMNSIPTSAVDPDGVVPGQPKELLPRLFEESFRTTASSRYSTDFSSCRFSEFGGGPLREEGGDENVGDKESPLVLKNKSPRWHEQLQCWCLNFRGRVTVASVKNFQLIAAPAPPPPASGGEAAPEPSLQPQPPQQQPTSATAQPQPAGSSLSASSSSSSSHHDTVLLQFGKVSKDTFTMDYRYPLSAFQAFAICLTSFDTKLACE